In Candidatus Promineifilum breve, one genomic interval encodes:
- a CDS encoding type II toxin-antitoxin system VapC family toxin, giving the protein MIVVDANVFVSLLVAADAHHERCVAWLRAQLSAGEMLVAPAILLPEVGGAISRRAAPDAGREAMAALKRIRALRLVPVDAKLAGLAAELAVAHGLRGADAVYAAVADSLDISLVTLDADFRRVAGRIEIVAP; this is encoded by the coding sequence ATGATCGTCGTCGATGCCAACGTGTTTGTCAGCCTGCTCGTTGCGGCCGACGCTCACCATGAACGATGCGTGGCCTGGTTACGGGCACAGCTCTCGGCCGGCGAAATGTTGGTCGCGCCGGCGATCCTGTTGCCGGAGGTAGGCGGGGCCATCAGTCGCCGCGCCGCGCCCGACGCCGGCCGTGAGGCGATGGCCGCCCTGAAACGCATCCGCGCCCTGCGCCTTGTGCCCGTTGACGCCAAGCTGGCCGGGTTGGCGGCCGAATTGGCCGTCGCTCATGGGCTACGCGGCGCGGACGCGGTTTATGCCGCCGTGGCCGACTCGTTAGACATCTCCCTGGTCACCCTGGACGCCGATTTCCGGCGCGTCGCTGGGCGGATAGAAATCGTCGCGCCCTAG
- a CDS encoding type II toxin-antitoxin system Phd/YefM family antitoxin has product MVTIGVRELKDNLSSVLQRVRWEREAVDITHHGQTIARLVPVEPPSSTTEEIEALMTDLATLAAEIGRQWPAGVSAVEAVAEGRRG; this is encoded by the coding sequence ATGGTCACTATTGGCGTCCGCGAACTAAAAGACAACCTGAGCAGCGTCCTGCAGCGCGTCCGCTGGGAGCGGGAGGCAGTGGACATCACCCATCACGGCCAAACCATCGCCCGGCTTGTGCCCGTCGAGCCACCCTCATCGACGACCGAGGAAATTGAGGCATTGATGACCGATCTGGCAACGCTGGCGGCCGAGATCGGGCGGCAATGGCCGGCGGGGGTGTCGGCCGTGGAAGCCGTCGCCGAGGGGCGGCGCGGCTGA
- a CDS encoding MFS transporter produces MSPQSKKPSVWSRLPALHSRDYRLMWFGLFVSTVGSQMQFTAVNWHIFELLRGQIYTLNLFGRVIDLGAEALGLGTLGLVRVIPIILFALAGGLLADTRNRRTLLIYTQLLSLFFAGALAFLTFTGRVTIPLIYLLTAALAGVHAFEQPSRQSLIPHLVPAAAFANAVSLNTLMFTGAGVIGPALGGILLAYAGVQAVYLVNAISFLAVVVSLAFLAYRGQAAVSAAGLGWGALLEGLRFTFRTPMIWSTMMLDFLATFFSSARTMLPIVAGDILGLGPVGYGWLSAAQPVGSIVAGSVTALNSDMKRQGVVLLVSVLIYGAATAFFGLTTSFILAFFFLALTGASDTVSTVIRGTLRQLMTPDELRGRMTSVNMVFFMGGPQLGELEAGLAAAAFGVPFAIVSGGIATVLLTLLIAWKYPVLRRFDRPVAVTATA; encoded by the coding sequence ATGAGTCCACAATCGAAAAAGCCCTCCGTCTGGTCGCGCCTGCCCGCGCTGCACTCCCGCGATTACCGGCTGATGTGGTTCGGCCTGTTCGTCTCCACCGTCGGCTCGCAGATGCAATTCACGGCCGTCAACTGGCACATCTTTGAGCTATTGCGCGGCCAGATCTACACTCTCAACCTGTTCGGCCGGGTCATCGACCTGGGGGCCGAGGCGTTGGGGCTGGGCACGTTGGGGCTGGTGCGGGTCATCCCCATCATCCTCTTCGCGCTGGCCGGCGGTCTGCTGGCCGACACGCGCAACCGGCGCACGCTGCTGATCTACACCCAACTCCTGTCGCTCTTCTTCGCCGGGGCGCTGGCCTTCCTGACGTTCACCGGCCGGGTGACCATACCGCTCATCTATCTCCTGACCGCGGCGCTGGCCGGCGTCCACGCCTTCGAGCAGCCGTCGCGCCAGTCGCTCATCCCCCACCTGGTGCCGGCCGCGGCCTTCGCCAATGCCGTCAGCCTCAACACGCTGATGTTCACCGGCGCGGGGGTGATCGGCCCGGCGCTGGGCGGCATCCTGCTGGCCTATGCCGGGGTGCAGGCGGTCTATCTGGTCAACGCAATCTCCTTTCTGGCCGTGGTGGTGTCGCTGGCCTTCCTGGCCTATCGCGGGCAGGCGGCGGTGTCGGCCGCCGGGCTGGGCTGGGGCGCGCTGCTGGAGGGGTTGCGCTTCACCTTCCGCACGCCGATGATCTGGAGCACGATGATGCTCGACTTCCTGGCGACGTTCTTCAGTTCGGCGCGGACGATGTTGCCCATCGTGGCCGGGGACATCCTGGGGCTGGGGCCGGTCGGCTATGGCTGGCTGTCGGCCGCTCAGCCCGTCGGCTCCATCGTCGCCGGCAGCGTGACGGCCCTCAACAGTGACATGAAACGGCAGGGCGTGGTGCTGCTGGTCAGCGTGCTCATCTATGGCGCGGCCACGGCCTTCTTCGGCCTGACGACCTCGTTCATCCTGGCCTTCTTCTTCCTGGCCCTCACCGGCGCGTCGGACACCGTCTCGACGGTCATCCGCGGCACGCTGCGCCAATTGATGACGCCCGACGAACTGCGCGGCCGGATGACCAGCGTCAACATGGTCTTCTTCATGGGCGGGCCGCAACTGGGCGAACTGGAAGCCGGGCTGGCCGCGGCGGCCTTCGGCGTGCCCTTCGCCATCGTCAGCGGCGGCATCGCCACGGTGCTGCTGACGCTGCTCATCGCCTGGAAGTATCCGGTATTGCGGCGCTTCGACCGGCCGGTGGCGGTGACCGCCACGGCCTAG
- a CDS encoding zinc ribbon domain-containing protein: MRHFTELLTRLTIVLFFLFSLAATSGVAAQTTAGQLTTLAVELWPDYDRPAVLVLLTAELPAGTALPATVTIPLPGEADVNAVARFDDTGAMLSDVDYTTSAGQLTLTTPANRFRVEYYAPYEVAEEAYSFTFDWTADLDVAQMTVVVQQPLAATDMTITPTPTGTADRGDGLIYHTLAARPVGAGEPVTVRVAYTVEAPVLSAPSQALPAATGAATTTGEDTATGGATTATTGGFNPLWLLAIAGALGLLVVAWYLGQRQGRASRARKPQPTRPAKSKPAATAPKSTGDKAAGRFCHQCGQPALPEDVYCRNCGTQLKG; this comes from the coding sequence ATGCGCCACTTTACCGAGCTTCTTACCCGGCTGACGATTGTCCTGTTCTTCTTATTTAGCCTGGCCGCCACGTCCGGCGTTGCGGCCCAGACTACCGCCGGCCAATTGACCACGCTGGCGGTCGAATTATGGCCCGACTATGACCGCCCGGCGGTGCTCGTCTTGCTGACCGCTGAGTTGCCGGCGGGCACGGCGCTGCCGGCCACGGTGACCATCCCGCTGCCGGGCGAGGCCGACGTCAACGCCGTGGCCCGCTTCGACGACACCGGGGCGATGCTGTCCGACGTGGACTATACCACCAGCGCCGGGCAATTGACGCTGACCACCCCGGCCAATCGCTTCCGGGTGGAGTATTACGCGCCCTACGAGGTGGCCGAGGAGGCTTACTCCTTCACCTTCGACTGGACGGCCGATCTGGACGTGGCGCAGATGACGGTCGTCGTCCAGCAGCCGCTGGCGGCCACCGACATGACCATCACGCCGACGCCCACGGGCACGGCCGACCGTGGCGACGGCCTGATCTACCACACGCTGGCGGCGCGGCCGGTGGGCGCGGGCGAGCCGGTGACGGTGCGCGTGGCCTATACGGTGGAAGCGCCGGTGCTCTCGGCTCCGTCGCAGGCGCTGCCCGCGGCCACCGGGGCGGCCACGACTACCGGCGAGGATACGGCCACCGGCGGCGCCACAACGGCCACAACCGGCGGCTTCAATCCGCTATGGTTGTTGGCGATTGCCGGGGCGTTGGGCTTGTTGGTCGTGGCCTGGTATCTGGGACAGCGGCAGGGCCGCGCCTCGCGCGCCCGCAAGCCGCAGCCCACGCGCCCGGCCAAGAGCAAGCCGGCCGCCACCGCGCCAAAATCGACCGGGGATAAAGCGGCGGGGCGCTTCTGTCACCAGTGCGGTCAGCCGGCCCTGCCGGAAGACGTCTATTGTCGTAATTGTGGGACGCAGTTGAAGGGATGA
- a CDS encoding EutN/CcmL family microcompartment protein produces MYIGQVAGTVVATVKHEAFAGHKLLLVERLDLEGQATADYDICVDVARAGVGDRVLVLDEGNGARQVLNQQVAPIRAVIVGIVDDVMLRD; encoded by the coding sequence ATGTACATCGGACAAGTCGCCGGAACCGTCGTCGCCACTGTCAAGCATGAAGCCTTCGCCGGGCACAAGCTGCTGCTGGTGGAGCGGCTTGACCTGGAAGGTCAAGCAACCGCCGACTACGACATCTGCGTCGACGTGGCGCGGGCGGGCGTGGGCGACCGGGTGCTGGTGCTCGACGAGGGCAACGGCGCGCGGCAGGTGCTGAATCAGCAGGTCGCGCCCATTCGTGCCGTCATCGTGGGGATTGTCGATGACGTGATGCTGAGGGATTGA
- a CDS encoding EutN/CcmL family microcompartment protein — protein sequence MQLAKVIGTVVATQKYDGLTGIKFLIVQPLSKTQQPAGEPVVAADATAQAAPGELVFIVGSREAAQALPETFVPVDQAVVGIVDDVDLAQGGRGAGEQG from the coding sequence ATGCAACTGGCAAAGGTAATCGGCACGGTCGTGGCGACCCAGAAATATGATGGGCTGACGGGGATCAAGTTCCTCATCGTCCAGCCCTTGAGCAAGACCCAGCAGCCGGCCGGCGAGCCGGTGGTGGCCGCCGATGCCACGGCCCAGGCCGCGCCGGGCGAACTGGTCTTCATCGTCGGCAGCCGCGAGGCGGCCCAGGCATTGCCGGAGACGTTTGTGCCGGTGGATCAGGCTGTTGTGGGGATTGTGGATGATGTGGATTTGGCGCAGGGGGGCAGGGGGGCAGGGGAGCAGGGGTGA
- a CDS encoding BMC domain-containing protein — MTSPALALLEFHSIAAGIEAGDAMVKRAPVERILSGTIQPGYYLVLVTGEVADVDEAVAAGLLVGGDALRDRLLLPNVHPGVVAALRGARATADAEAIGIVETASVAAAISAADAGLKGAEVRLNQLRLGDGLGGKGLALFGGRVTDVEAAVAIAGDAAGGQVVRRVVIAQLHGEMWDNVNSSGRFGDHLAWPPT; from the coding sequence ATGACCTCCCCCGCGCTCGCCCTGCTGGAGTTCCACAGTATCGCCGCCGGCATCGAGGCCGGTGACGCAATGGTGAAGCGCGCCCCGGTCGAGCGCATTCTGAGCGGCACGATCCAGCCCGGCTACTACCTGGTGCTGGTGACGGGCGAGGTGGCCGACGTGGACGAGGCCGTGGCCGCGGGTCTGCTGGTCGGCGGCGACGCCCTGCGCGACCGGCTGCTGTTGCCCAACGTCCATCCGGGCGTGGTGGCGGCGCTGCGCGGCGCGCGGGCCACGGCCGACGCCGAGGCGATTGGCATTGTCGAGACAGCCAGTGTGGCCGCGGCCATCTCGGCCGCTGACGCCGGGCTGAAGGGAGCCGAGGTGCGGCTCAACCAACTGCGGCTGGGCGACGGCCTGGGCGGCAAGGGGCTGGCCCTGTTCGGCGGGCGGGTGACCGACGTGGAAGCGGCCGTCGCCATCGCCGGCGACGCGGCCGGCGGGCAGGTCGTGCGCCGGGTGGTCATCGCCCAACTGCACGGCGAGATGTGGGACAACGTGAACAGCAGCGGCCGTTTCGGCGATCACCTCGCCTGGCCGCCCACCTAA
- a CDS encoding tetratricopeptide repeat protein — translation MTSPRLRGEDPYEYMVSELSEQMSWNTLMISDDIANLQWNVTNELQALSGTVQRGLSDISWRLEQQRQIFQEINSRLAAPMTTAARELRDRGLDYYQKEWYDNALDAFRESLKLNPTDFVVHHTIGDIHLFHIKDLPEALKHFELGAKYARPESLHYSAYSLVYKARTQHEMGDTVGAYQSVIEAVRRDGKLAEAHYSIAQYGAKLGHQKDAARHLGFSIQLDPHNYERSDKDNSFDSMRSDVRGVQKLMLDYANNVAKSTIDDASKVRQQAVDLLASHYAPAHWEPAENDYIEAQKGLASGIYLRVRQGILAAYQSIPKFQDVINNALLSRKDELLDALNKRHQELQDDMFKRQGKGRRSPMLGIVAAAGYLIAAALIWRFYYQNVDSFLALILMFIGPTIGVFGGVFIASALYRLRGQPEYKGPGIWIIVGLSVLGTLLIIFVLLPRIDPSNEFVAFLIIGIVSVIWAMVVAFAGFMLTRKGLTRADQRYYESLFSEVEQSKSLATNGQIHDLKQIPKRLKVQVPG, via the coding sequence ATGACTAGCCCACGACTTCGCGGAGAGGATCCTTATGAGTACATGGTAAGTGAACTATCTGAACAGATGAGTTGGAATACGCTCATGATTTCAGATGATATAGCAAACCTTCAATGGAACGTCACTAACGAGTTACAGGCCCTATCAGGAACAGTTCAGCGCGGACTTAGCGATATTTCCTGGCGGTTGGAACAGCAGCGACAAATTTTCCAGGAAATAAATTCTAGACTAGCTGCACCAATGACAACCGCGGCACGAGAGTTGCGCGACAGGGGTTTAGATTATTATCAAAAAGAATGGTATGACAACGCTCTTGACGCGTTTAGGGAATCACTGAAGTTAAATCCCACAGATTTTGTTGTCCACCACACAATTGGTGACATACACCTCTTCCACATTAAGGACTTGCCCGAAGCACTGAAGCATTTTGAATTAGGGGCGAAATATGCCCGCCCAGAATCTCTTCACTATTCGGCCTATTCTCTCGTATACAAAGCACGCACACAGCACGAAATGGGCGATACAGTAGGGGCTTATCAGTCAGTTATCGAAGCGGTTCGTAGAGATGGAAAATTGGCAGAAGCCCATTATAGTATTGCCCAATATGGAGCCAAATTAGGCCACCAAAAAGATGCCGCAAGACATTTAGGGTTTAGTATTCAACTTGATCCACATAACTATGAACGCTCTGACAAAGACAACTCGTTTGACAGCATGAGGTCAGATGTCAGAGGTGTCCAAAAGTTGATGCTTGACTATGCTAACAATGTAGCAAAATCAACCATAGATGATGCAAGTAAGGTTCGACAGCAAGCCGTCGATTTGCTCGCGTCTCATTACGCGCCAGCTCACTGGGAACCGGCCGAAAATGATTATATTGAAGCACAGAAAGGACTTGCTAGTGGCATATATTTGCGGGTCAGGCAAGGAATTTTGGCTGCCTATCAGAGCATCCCTAAGTTCCAAGATGTAATAAACAACGCTCTACTTTCACGTAAGGACGAACTGCTTGATGCTTTGAACAAGCGTCATCAGGAACTGCAAGATGACATGTTTAAGCGGCAAGGGAAAGGGCGTCGCTCTCCTATGCTAGGTATTGTTGCTGCTGCCGGATACTTGATTGCCGCTGCTCTAATTTGGCGTTTTTATTACCAAAATGTCGACAGCTTTCTTGCCCTAATACTAATGTTCATTGGCCCAACGATTGGTGTATTTGGTGGAGTATTTATTGCTAGTGCTTTGTATCGTCTACGCGGCCAGCCAGAGTATAAGGGGCCAGGAATTTGGATTATTGTCGGCTTAAGTGTTCTGGGCACTCTGTTGATCATATTTGTTCTCCTTCCAAGAATAGACCCGTCAAATGAGTTTGTGGCTTTCTTGATAATCGGAATAGTATCCGTGATATGGGCAATGGTCGTTGCTTTCGCTGGGTTCATGCTTACTCGGAAAGGTCTGACACGAGCAGACCAAAGATACTATGAATCACTATTCTCCGAGGTGGAGCAGAGCAAGTCCTTAGCGACAAATGGCCAGATCCATGATCTGAAACAAATCCCGAAAAGGTTAAAGGTACAGGTTCCTGGCTGA
- a CDS encoding aldehyde dehydrogenase family protein: protein MDDREIQSIIERVMREVGGAAPGGAKTPPPAAPTPATKAAEPPRPAGRANGGYGATPQAAPSAGDDGVYATLDEAAAAARAAFLRLNALPLDIRKDMVAHMRRAARENALLLAELAHSETGMGRVEDKVLKNVLNADKAPGTEALVPHAWSGDRGLTLVEYAPYGVIGALTPSTNPTSTVICNAISMIAAGNAVVFNAHPSAKGASNRTVQILNRAIRAAGGPADLLTCVANPTLESAQALMTHKLIRLLVVTGGTPVVRAAMQSGKRAVCAGPGNPPVVVDETADIAQAGRDIVIGGSFDNNIVCTTEKETFVVASVADDLIRAMEANGALRLNSWQFNRLWKAVTTADHGPRKYADMNKAFIGKNANVLLAEIGVSAGPEVRQIVVEVEQNHPVVWSEQMMPIMPVVRVNNANEAIDLAVEAEHGFRHTAVMHSKNLDNLSRMAREMDCSIFVKNGPCLAGLGYGGEGFCSFTIASPTGEGITGPISFSRIRRCTLVDSFRIV, encoded by the coding sequence ATGGATGACCGGGAAATCCAGTCCATTATTGAGCGCGTGATGCGTGAGGTAGGCGGTGCAGCACCGGGGGGGGCCAAGACCCCACCGCCGGCCGCGCCGACGCCGGCCACGAAGGCCGCCGAGCCGCCCCGCCCGGCCGGCCGCGCCAACGGCGGCTATGGCGCGACGCCGCAGGCCGCGCCTTCTGCCGGCGACGACGGCGTCTACGCCACGCTGGACGAGGCCGCCGCCGCCGCCCGCGCCGCCTTCCTGCGCCTCAACGCCCTGCCGCTGGACATCCGCAAGGACATGGTGGCCCACATGCGCCGCGCCGCCCGCGAGAACGCCCTGCTGCTGGCCGAGCTGGCCCACAGCGAGACGGGCATGGGGCGCGTCGAGGACAAGGTGCTCAAGAACGTCCTCAATGCCGACAAGGCCCCCGGCACCGAGGCGCTGGTTCCCCACGCCTGGAGCGGCGACCGCGGCCTGACGCTGGTCGAATACGCCCCCTATGGCGTTATCGGCGCGCTGACCCCCAGCACCAACCCCACCAGCACGGTCATTTGCAATGCCATCAGTATGATCGCCGCGGGCAACGCCGTGGTCTTCAATGCCCATCCCAGCGCCAAGGGCGCGTCCAATCGCACCGTGCAAATCCTCAACCGGGCCATTCGCGCCGCCGGCGGCCCGGCCGACCTGCTGACCTGCGTAGCCAACCCGACGCTGGAATCGGCCCAGGCGTTGATGACCCACAAGCTCATCCGCCTGCTGGTGGTCACCGGCGGCACGCCCGTCGTTCGCGCCGCCATGCAGAGCGGCAAGCGGGCAGTGTGCGCCGGGCCGGGCAACCCGCCGGTCGTCGTTGACGAGACGGCCGACATCGCCCAGGCCGGTCGCGACATCGTCATCGGCGGCTCGTTCGATAACAACATCGTCTGCACCACCGAGAAGGAGACGTTCGTCGTGGCCTCTGTTGCCGACGACCTCATCCGCGCCATGGAAGCCAACGGCGCGCTGCGGCTCAACTCTTGGCAGTTCAACCGGCTGTGGAAGGCGGTGACGACGGCCGACCATGGCCCGCGCAAGTACGCCGACATGAACAAGGCCTTCATCGGCAAGAATGCCAACGTGCTGCTGGCCGAGATCGGCGTCAGCGCCGGGCCGGAGGTGCGCCAGATCGTCGTCGAGGTCGAGCAGAATCACCCCGTCGTCTGGTCGGAGCAGATGATGCCGATCATGCCCGTCGTGCGCGTCAACAACGCCAATGAAGCCATCGACCTGGCCGTCGAGGCCGAGCACGGCTTCCGCCACACGGCGGTGATGCACTCCAAGAATCTCGACAACCTGAGCCGTATGGCGCGGGAGATGGATTGCAGCATCTTCGTCAAGAATGGCCCCTGTCTGGCCGGGTTGGGCTATGGCGGCGAGGGCTTCTGCTCGTTCACCATCGCCAGCCCCACCGGCGAAGGAATAACCGGGCCGATCAGCTTCAGCCGTATTCGTCGCTGCACGTTAGTCGATTCCTTCCGTATTGTCTAA
- a CDS encoding EutN/CcmL family microcompartment protein, translated as MFLGRVVGTLVATQKEPSLDGLKFLVVRRLSVANEDERGYVVAADAVGAGLGEVVMVATGSSARQTRQTDKRPCDAVIMAIVDSWEVDGQEKYNKGTSP; from the coding sequence ATGTTTCTCGGCAGAGTAGTCGGTACACTGGTAGCGACCCAGAAAGAGCCGTCGCTGGACGGTCTGAAGTTCCTCGTCGTCCGCCGCCTGAGCGTGGCCAACGAGGACGAGCGCGGCTACGTCGTGGCCGCCGATGCCGTGGGCGCGGGCCTGGGCGAGGTCGTCATGGTCGCCACCGGCAGCTCGGCCCGCCAGACGCGACAGACCGACAAGCGGCCGTGCGACGCCGTCATCATGGCGATTGTCGATTCGTGGGAAGTAGACGGCCAAGAGAAATACAATAAAGGGACTTCTCCCTAG
- a CDS encoding BMC domain-containing protein, with translation MTEALGMIECRSFAAMVEASDAMVKAARVELVGYEKTGGGYVTAIVRGDVAAVKAAVEAGARGAEKIGEVVSVHVIPRPHENVERALPLGRAPSAE, from the coding sequence ATGACAGAAGCATTGGGCATGATCGAGTGCCGTAGTTTCGCCGCCATGGTCGAGGCGTCGGACGCGATGGTGAAGGCCGCCCGCGTCGAGTTGGTCGGCTACGAGAAGACCGGCGGCGGCTACGTGACGGCCATCGTCCGCGGCGACGTGGCCGCGGTGAAGGCGGCCGTGGAAGCCGGGGCGCGCGGGGCCGAGAAGATCGGCGAGGTCGTCTCCGTCCACGTGATCCCGCGCCCGCACGAGAACGTCGAACGCGCGCTGCCCCTCGGCCGCGCGCCCAGCGCAGAATAA
- a CDS encoding YgiT-type zinc finger protein, translated as MSSIRCEECGIGRCRPVTTPYLMKLGKHMLVMPDSPAYVCDICGNRFFDDEFLNGVHYLLEQAAADSRRRARRRQVARPEPAMPAPARRSR; from the coding sequence GTGTCATCCATTCGTTGTGAAGAATGTGGCATCGGCCGCTGCCGGCCGGTGACAACGCCCTATCTGATGAAGCTGGGCAAACACATGCTGGTCATGCCCGATTCGCCGGCCTACGTCTGCGACATCTGCGGCAATCGCTTCTTCGACGATGAATTCCTCAACGGCGTTCATTACCTGCTGGAGCAGGCGGCGGCCGACTCGCGCCGCCGCGCCCGCCGCCGCCAGGTGGCCCGCCCCGAGCCGGCCATGCCCGCCCCCGCCCGTAGGAGTCGTTAA
- the deoC gene encoding deoxyribose-phosphate aldolase → MPQDGNIARYIDHTLLKADATQDQIAQLCYEARTHHFASVCVNPTHVRLCAQLLKGSDVKVCTVVGFPLGATPPAVKAYETQQTIRDGATEIDMVINVGALKSRDYRAVSEDIASVVRTAHAGNALVKVIIEAALLTDEEKVIACQLSKAAGADYVKTSTGFGPGGATVEDVALMRRVVGPDLGVKAAGGVRNYADTQAMIAAGATRVGASAGVAIVSEARR, encoded by the coding sequence TTGCCCCAGGACGGTAACATCGCCCGCTACATCGACCACACCCTGCTGAAGGCCGACGCCACCCAGGATCAGATCGCCCAACTGTGCTACGAGGCCCGCACCCATCATTTCGCTTCGGTGTGCGTCAACCCGACCCACGTCCGCCTGTGCGCCCAATTGCTGAAAGGCTCCGACGTGAAGGTCTGCACGGTGGTCGGCTTCCCGCTGGGGGCCACGCCGCCGGCGGTGAAAGCCTACGAGACGCAACAGACCATCCGCGACGGCGCGACCGAGATCGACATGGTCATCAACGTCGGCGCGCTCAAATCGCGTGACTACCGCGCCGTCAGTGAGGACATCGCCAGCGTCGTGCGCACGGCCCACGCCGGCAACGCGCTGGTGAAGGTCATCATCGAGGCCGCGCTGCTGACCGATGAGGAAAAAGTCATCGCCTGCCAACTGTCGAAGGCGGCCGGGGCGGATTACGTGAAGACCTCGACCGGCTTCGGGCCGGGCGGGGCGACCGTCGAGGACGTGGCCCTCATGCGCCGCGTCGTCGGCCCCGATCTGGGCGTGAAGGCGGCCGGGGGCGTGCGCAATTACGCCGATACCCAGGCGATGATCGCCGCCGGGGCCACGCGCGTCGGCGCCAGCGCCGGCGTCGCCATCGTATCCGAGGCCAGGAGATAA
- the rpiB gene encoding ribose 5-phosphate isomerase B, translating into MADERAEIEALVRRVVMRTLGAGDTPGAPDTGRKRPLLDEAAVRETPSGATLTLAPNTIITPLARQAAQERRITLQVGPANPPPTAAGKPGGRRIALGADHGGYELKEALKATLAAEYEIIDCGTHSKEAVDYPDIAVAVARRVAAGEAWRGIIIDGAGIGSCMAANKIAGIRAAMCYDQATAVNSREHNNANVLTLGAGLIGPNLAQQIVKTWLGTEFGGGRHAARVAKIDALDGQPAAAPVASAATDKQAKPPSAY; encoded by the coding sequence ATGGCGGATGAGCGGGCGGAGATAGAAGCGCTGGTACGCCGGGTGGTGATGCGAACGCTGGGCGCGGGCGACACGCCGGGCGCGCCTGACACCGGCCGCAAGCGCCCCCTGCTCGACGAGGCCGCCGTGCGCGAGACCCCCAGCGGCGCGACCCTGACCCTGGCCCCCAACACCATCATCACCCCCCTGGCCCGTCAGGCCGCCCAGGAACGCCGGATCACCCTGCAAGTCGGCCCGGCCAATCCGCCCCCAACCGCGGCCGGTAAGCCCGGCGGCCGGCGCATCGCCCTGGGGGCCGACCACGGCGGCTACGAACTGAAAGAGGCGCTGAAGGCCACGCTGGCCGCCGAGTACGAGATCATCGATTGCGGCACGCACAGCAAAGAGGCGGTCGATTACCCCGACATCGCCGTGGCCGTGGCCCGGCGGGTGGCCGCGGGCGAGGCCTGGCGCGGCATCATCATCGATGGCGCGGGCATCGGCAGTTGCATGGCCGCCAACAAGATCGCTGGTATACGCGCGGCAATGTGCTATGATCAGGCCACAGCCGTGAACAGCCGCGAGCACAACAACGCCAACGTCCTGACCCTGGGCGCGGGTCTCATCGGCCCCAACCTGGCCCAGCAAATCGTGAAAACCTGGCTGGGCACGGAATTCGGCGGTGGGCGACATGCCGCCCGCGTCGCCAAGATCGACGCCCTGGATGGGCAACCCGCCGCCGCACCGGTCGCGAGCGCGGCGACGGACAAGCAGGCCAAGCCCCCGTCCGCCTATTGA
- the lepB gene encoding signal peptidase I yields the protein MSVVERTNPPAPDLYPVVEQVPAEPVAQRRPTSAFVREILETLLLTFFIFWIVNSLVGRYRIDGNSMNPTLLNGEYLIISNFAYQLDEPERGDIIVFRHPRSELNLIKRVIGIPGDTIEIQDGIVRVNGVALDEPYIQAPPTYNSSWVVPEGQFFVLGDNRNNSSDSHAWGFLPEDHILGKALVVYWPPSDWSKVPHYDHLSG from the coding sequence ATGTCAGTGGTCGAACGAACTAATCCGCCCGCGCCGGACTTGTATCCCGTTGTGGAACAGGTCCCGGCCGAACCCGTCGCCCAGCGCCGCCCTACCTCCGCCTTCGTCCGCGAGATTCTGGAGACGCTGCTGCTGACCTTCTTCATCTTCTGGATCGTCAATAGCCTGGTCGGCCGCTACCGCATCGACGGTAACAGCATGAACCCGACCCTGCTCAACGGCGAATACCTCATCATCAGCAACTTCGCCTACCAGTTGGACGAGCCGGAGCGGGGCGACATCATCGTCTTTCGCCACCCGCGCAGCGAGCTGAACCTCATCAAGCGCGTCATCGGCATCCCCGGCGATACGATTGAGATCCAGGACGGCATCGTCCGCGTCAACGGCGTGGCCCTTGATGAGCCGTACATCCAGGCCCCGCCCACCTATAACAGCAGTTGGGTCGTGCCCGAAGGGCAATTCTTCGTCCTGGGCGACAACCGCAACAACTCCAGCGATTCCCATGCCTGGGGCTTTTTGCCGGAGGATCACATCCTGGGCAAGGCGCTGGTCGTCTATTGGCCGCCCAGCGACTGGTCGAAAGTGCCGCATTACGATCATTTATCCGGGTAA